From a region of the Tenggerimyces flavus genome:
- a CDS encoding DUF817 domain-containing protein yields MGGLRFGVVQLLRFGWMEALSCLFPAALFAGLALSRVVPLPLPRYDLLLIFCVVLTLFFWLIGLETWREVLVIAGFHLLGLGLELFKVKVGSWSYPGDAYTKFAGVPLFAGFMYAAVGSYICQAWRRFDLGVTGYRPLLTSACALLIYANFFTHHWLPDFRIPIALLLLFVTRRTWVHFTVGPRRYKMPLAVSFVLIGFFLWLAENGATFLDAWNYPDQVNVWQLVHPAKFGAWSLLVCLSFALVATTKALTDPLTMSKGPLLPRATHRVRSTSGA; encoded by the coding sequence GTGGGGGGACTCCGGTTCGGTGTCGTTCAGCTCCTGCGGTTCGGGTGGATGGAGGCGTTGTCCTGCCTGTTCCCGGCCGCCCTGTTCGCCGGGCTCGCCCTCTCGCGGGTCGTGCCGCTGCCGTTGCCGCGGTACGACCTGTTGCTGATCTTCTGCGTCGTTCTCACGCTCTTCTTCTGGCTGATCGGGCTGGAAACCTGGCGCGAGGTGCTGGTGATCGCGGGCTTCCACCTGCTCGGGCTCGGCCTGGAACTGTTCAAGGTCAAGGTGGGCTCGTGGTCGTACCCGGGCGACGCGTACACGAAGTTCGCTGGCGTCCCGCTGTTCGCCGGCTTCATGTACGCGGCGGTCGGCAGCTACATCTGTCAAGCCTGGCGGCGGTTCGACCTCGGCGTGACCGGCTACCGTCCGCTCCTCACCTCGGCGTGCGCGCTGCTGATCTACGCGAACTTCTTCACCCACCACTGGCTTCCGGACTTCCGGATCCCGATCGCCCTGCTGCTGTTGTTCGTGACGCGGCGTACGTGGGTGCACTTCACAGTCGGCCCGCGGCGCTACAAGATGCCGCTCGCGGTGTCGTTCGTGCTGATCGGCTTCTTCCTCTGGCTCGCCGAGAACGGCGCGACGTTCCTGGACGCCTGGAACTACCCCGACCAGGTGAACGTGTGGCAGCTGGTGCACCCGGCGAAGTTCGGCGCTTGGTCGCTGCTCGTCTGCCTGAGCTTCGCGCTCGTCGCCACGACCAAGGCGTTGACCGACCCGCTCACGATGTCGAAGGGGCCGCTACTGCCGCGGGCGACGCACCGGGTCAGATCCACTTCTGGTGCTTGA
- a CDS encoding magnesium and cobalt transport protein CorA: MSVVTNAIYADGERVEPDSLDQTFELIRDRRGLGWIGLYRPDTEELMQVANEFGLHELAVEDAVHAHQRPKLERYGDTLFVVLRPARYVDSTEMVEVGEIHVFLGKDFVVTIRHSETPGLGPVRERLEANPKLLALGPEAVLYAVLDQVVDDYFPVVEGLRTDLDEIEAQVFGGEPGAEKRIYSLSREVIEFSRACQPLRDVLDALVAGFEKYGVELELQRLLRDVQDHATRIADQVAGFRELISNVLTLNAALVSQRQNEEITALTQATYQQTEATYAQSEEVKKISAWAAILFAPTLIGTIYGMNFTHMPELSWPIGYPLAVVLMLVVAVILHRVFKHQKWI, translated from the coding sequence GTGTCGGTGGTGACGAACGCGATCTATGCCGATGGGGAGCGCGTCGAGCCCGACTCGCTGGACCAGACGTTCGAGCTCATCCGGGATCGCCGCGGCCTGGGCTGGATCGGGCTGTACCGGCCCGACACCGAGGAGCTGATGCAGGTCGCGAACGAGTTCGGCCTGCACGAGCTGGCGGTCGAGGACGCCGTCCACGCCCACCAGCGGCCGAAGCTCGAACGGTACGGCGACACGCTGTTCGTCGTTCTGCGGCCCGCTCGCTACGTCGACTCCACCGAGATGGTCGAGGTCGGTGAGATCCACGTCTTCCTCGGCAAGGACTTCGTCGTCACGATCCGGCACAGCGAGACACCCGGCCTGGGCCCCGTACGCGAGCGCCTCGAGGCCAACCCCAAGCTGCTCGCCCTCGGCCCCGAAGCCGTCCTGTACGCCGTCCTCGACCAGGTCGTGGACGACTACTTTCCCGTGGTCGAGGGGCTGCGGACCGACCTCGACGAGATCGAGGCGCAGGTCTTCGGGGGCGAACCGGGCGCGGAGAAGCGGATCTACTCGCTGTCCCGCGAGGTGATCGAGTTCTCCCGCGCCTGCCAACCGCTGCGGGACGTCCTCGACGCGCTGGTCGCCGGCTTCGAGAAGTACGGCGTGGAGCTGGAGCTCCAGCGGCTGCTCCGCGACGTCCAGGACCACGCGACGCGGATCGCCGACCAGGTCGCCGGCTTCCGCGAGCTGATCTCCAACGTTCTCACGCTGAACGCCGCGCTCGTCTCACAGCGCCAGAACGAGGAGATCACCGCGCTCACCCAGGCGACGTACCAGCAGACCGAGGCGACGTACGCCCAGAGCGAGGAGGTCAAGAAGATCTCCGCCTGGGCCGCGATCCTGTTCGCGCCCACGCTGATCGGCACGATCTACGGCATGAACTTCACCCACATGCCCGAGCTCAGCTGGCCGATCGGCTATCCGCTGGCGGTCGTGCTCATGCTGGTCGTCGCGGTCATCCTGCACCGGGTGTTCAAGCACCAGAAGTGGATCTGA
- a CDS encoding acyl-CoA dehydrogenase family protein codes for MPVDRLLPTPEAHELIGLTREIVAAELAPRAAEAEAESRFPREVFSLLGKTGLLSLPYPEEYGGGGQPFEVYLQVLEEIAYGWLSVGVGTSVQSLSCYPLHTYGSDSQKAEHLSRLLAGDLLGAYCLSEPQAGSDVAAMTTRAALSGSSYVLNGTKAWITHGGEADFYTLFARTSSDRSSGISCFLLDAPLEGLSFGAPEHKMGMTASSTTQVHLDDVRVPASRLIGDEGVGMKIALAALDSGRLGISACAVGLAQAALDTAVSYASTRTQFGKALVEFQGLSFLLADMAALVQSARATYLDAARRRDAGLPFGTQAAIAKLVATDAAMKVTTDAVQVLGGYGYTRDYPVERYMREAKVLQIFEGTNQIQRVVIGRSLSR; via the coding sequence ATGCCCGTCGACCGGTTGCTTCCCACCCCCGAAGCACACGAGCTGATCGGCCTGACTCGCGAGATCGTCGCGGCTGAGCTCGCCCCGCGAGCCGCCGAGGCCGAAGCCGAGTCACGCTTTCCCCGAGAGGTGTTCAGCCTGCTCGGCAAGACCGGGCTGCTGTCGCTGCCGTACCCCGAGGAGTACGGCGGGGGCGGGCAGCCGTTCGAGGTCTACCTGCAGGTGTTGGAGGAGATCGCGTACGGCTGGCTCAGCGTCGGCGTCGGTACGTCGGTGCAGTCGCTGTCCTGCTACCCCCTGCACACGTACGGGTCTGACTCGCAGAAGGCGGAGCATCTGTCGCGGCTGCTCGCCGGCGACCTGCTCGGCGCGTACTGCCTGTCCGAGCCGCAGGCCGGGTCGGACGTAGCCGCGATGACGACGCGGGCTGCGTTGTCCGGCTCCTCGTACGTGCTCAATGGCACCAAGGCGTGGATCACCCATGGCGGTGAGGCGGACTTCTACACGCTGTTCGCGCGGACGTCTTCGGACCGGTCGAGCGGGATCTCTTGTTTCCTGCTGGACGCGCCATTGGAGGGGCTGTCGTTCGGGGCGCCGGAGCACAAGATGGGTATGACAGCCTCGTCGACGACGCAGGTGCATCTCGACGACGTGCGCGTTCCTGCTTCGCGGCTGATCGGCGACGAGGGTGTCGGGATGAAGATCGCCCTTGCCGCGTTGGACTCTGGGCGTCTCGGCATCTCGGCGTGTGCGGTCGGGCTGGCGCAAGCGGCGCTTGACACCGCGGTCTCGTACGCTTCGACGCGGACGCAGTTCGGCAAGGCGCTCGTGGAGTTCCAGGGCTTGTCGTTCCTGCTGGCGGACATGGCGGCTTTGGTGCAGTCGGCGCGCGCGACGTACCTCGACGCCGCCCGCCGGCGTGATGCCGGCCTGCCGTTCGGCACCCAGGCGGCGATCGCGAAGCTCGTGGCGACGGACGCGGCGATGAAGGTGACGACGGATGCGGTGCAGGTGCTCGGCGGGTACGGCTACACGCGGGACTACCCGGTGGAGCGGTACATGCGCGAGGCAAAGGTGCTGCAGATCTTCGAAGGCACCAACCAGATCCAGCGTGTGGTGATCGGTCGCTCGCTTTCGCGTTGA
- a CDS encoding O-antigen ligase family protein: MTTWVMFAPATIFVASNEYGSEKVAKFWTITLLAAVAPLFLLQTKLRRQIAAGAVVGMGAASAALAFLVPDESQYGRLSALGSNTISMGRIAGAAALVLVAWGMFAHGRRRWFAFAGAALAAAAMVQSGSRGPLVAATAAVGVLAILGAVDRRSRLRRMLVIAVVGAAGWWMASTFAGFGAERITATLQGGPDASIGARLRLILASLQLISEHPLGIGFGALYDNLPLGIALDSSGWRQYPHNILIEALTDAGWLAGVALVVLIIAGLAQIRRTAHTADGAVWSGLAIFFVINAMVSGDLNDNRTMFAALSMVWVIGTGLIRTAEDDEKVTSITSRLKRPAPERIGTRVARNGVASLHRSRTSRLPLAR; the protein is encoded by the coding sequence GTGACCACGTGGGTGATGTTCGCCCCCGCGACCATTTTCGTCGCCAGTAACGAATACGGCTCCGAAAAGGTCGCGAAGTTCTGGACCATCACCTTGCTCGCCGCGGTCGCTCCGTTGTTCCTGCTGCAGACCAAGCTGCGCCGCCAGATCGCGGCTGGGGCCGTGGTCGGCATGGGTGCGGCGTCCGCGGCGTTGGCGTTCCTCGTACCGGACGAGTCCCAGTACGGCAGGCTGTCCGCGCTAGGGTCGAACACGATCTCGATGGGCCGGATCGCCGGCGCTGCCGCGCTCGTGCTGGTGGCGTGGGGAATGTTCGCGCACGGGCGACGGCGTTGGTTCGCGTTCGCCGGCGCCGCCTTGGCCGCGGCGGCGATGGTGCAGTCGGGCTCGCGCGGGCCGCTGGTCGCGGCGACCGCCGCGGTGGGCGTCCTCGCGATCCTCGGTGCCGTCGACCGCCGGAGCAGGCTCCGCCGCATGCTCGTGATCGCCGTGGTCGGGGCGGCGGGCTGGTGGATGGCGTCGACGTTCGCCGGCTTCGGCGCGGAACGGATCACGGCAACCCTGCAAGGCGGTCCGGACGCCTCGATCGGCGCGCGCCTCCGGCTCATCCTCGCGTCGTTGCAGCTGATCAGTGAACACCCGTTGGGCATCGGCTTCGGCGCTTTGTACGACAACCTGCCGCTCGGCATCGCGCTCGACAGCAGCGGCTGGCGGCAGTACCCGCACAACATCCTGATCGAGGCGCTGACCGACGCGGGCTGGCTCGCCGGTGTCGCGCTCGTCGTGCTCATCATCGCCGGGCTCGCGCAGATCCGCCGTACCGCGCACACCGCTGACGGCGCGGTCTGGTCCGGGCTCGCGATCTTCTTCGTCATCAACGCGATGGTGTCGGGCGACCTCAACGACAACCGGACGATGTTCGCGGCGTTGTCCATGGTGTGGGTGATCGGCACCGGCCTCATTCGTACCGCCGAGGACGACGAGAAGGTCACTTCCATCACGTCGCGACTGAAGCGGCCGGCGCCGGAGCGGATCGGTACTCGAGTTGCCCGCAACGGAGTCGCCTCGCTGCACCGCAGTCGGACGTCTCGGCTTCCGCTCGCGCGTTGA
- the rlmB gene encoding 23S rRNA (guanosine(2251)-2'-O)-methyltransferase RlmB, with protein MAGNSNRKGAVRRRTSGNPTAGSGGRVRRGLAGKGPKPPAVERPNHKAYKRAQAEKRAVERAPSRAPSRGRGAPDRPEWIVGRNPVVEALRAGVPASALHVADRLERDDRVREAFRLAAELGVPLMEVTRNELDRVTSGAVHQGLAIQIPAYEYAEADDLVARAAELGEPPLLVVLDGVTDPRNLGAVVRSAAAFGAHGVVVPERRSASMTASAWKASAGAALRVPVARVTNLTRTLKSYQAEGLLVVGLAADASAEAAKLDSFAEPVVLVIGSEGKGLSRLVKETCDHLVSIPMRSGTESLNAGVAAGIALYEVARHRA; from the coding sequence ATGGCAGGTAACAGCAACCGCAAGGGCGCGGTCCGGCGCCGGACGTCCGGCAACCCGACCGCGGGCTCGGGCGGGCGGGTCCGTCGCGGGCTCGCCGGCAAGGGGCCTAAGCCGCCGGCGGTGGAGCGGCCGAACCACAAGGCGTACAAGCGGGCGCAAGCGGAGAAGCGCGCCGTCGAGCGCGCTCCTTCGCGCGCGCCGTCGCGCGGGCGTGGGGCACCGGACCGGCCGGAGTGGATCGTCGGGCGCAACCCGGTCGTCGAGGCACTGCGTGCTGGCGTACCCGCGTCGGCCCTGCATGTGGCGGACCGGCTGGAGCGCGACGACCGGGTGCGGGAGGCGTTCCGGCTGGCGGCGGAGCTGGGCGTGCCGTTGATGGAGGTGACGCGGAACGAGCTGGACCGGGTCACGTCGGGTGCGGTGCATCAGGGGTTGGCGATCCAGATCCCTGCTTATGAGTACGCCGAGGCTGACGACCTGGTCGCGCGCGCTGCGGAGCTGGGCGAGCCGCCGTTGCTGGTGGTGCTGGACGGGGTGACCGACCCACGCAACCTCGGGGCGGTCGTCCGTTCGGCGGCGGCATTCGGCGCGCACGGCGTGGTGGTGCCCGAGCGACGCTCGGCCTCGATGACCGCCTCGGCCTGGAAGGCGTCGGCTGGGGCGGCGTTGCGGGTGCCGGTGGCGCGCGTGACGAACCTGACCCGAACGCTGAAGTCATACCAGGCCGAGGGCCTCCTGGTCGTCGGCCTGGCCGCGGACGCGTCCGCCGAGGCCGCCAAGCTGGACAGCTTCGCCGAACCCGTGGTGCTGGTCATCGGCTCCGAGGGCAAAGGCCTGTCCCGGCTGGTCAAGGAGACCTGCGACCACCTCGTGTCGATCCCGATGAGATCAGGCACGGAGTCGCTGAACGCCGGCGTCGCCGCCGGCATCGCCCTGTACGAGGTCGCCCGCCACCGCGCATGA
- the cysS gene encoding cysteine--tRNA ligase yields the protein MNLRLYDTHARALREFEPLVPGKVTMYVCGATVQGPPHVGHVRFAVNFDLLWRWFEHLGNEVTLARNVTDIDDKILVKAAAAGEPWWQLAYRNELAFSAAYDVLGCLPPTVEPRATGHVPEMIALIERLIAAGHAYASGGDVLFDVRSHPTYGELSGQKVDDLVTAGDTENASAKRDQRDFALWKGAKPGEPSWSTPWGPGRPGWHVECSAMATKYLGSTFDIHGGGIDLVFPHHENELAQSRAAGDGFARYWLHNAWVTMAGEKMSKSLGNDLLVSEVVKHVRPVELRYFLAAPHYRSTVEYSAEALADAATAYGRLEGFVDRASEFVGAVDELPAVPSAFAAAMNDDLGVPQALAVVHAAVREGNTALASDDKETVRARLGEVRSMLAVLGLDPHDARWHSSDGSSAALHSAVDVLVQTLLRQRAAAREAKDWAAADAIRDQLHEAGIEITDTAHGAKWGLANGR from the coding sequence GTGAATCTGCGCCTGTACGACACGCACGCGCGTGCTCTTCGTGAATTCGAGCCGTTGGTACCCGGCAAGGTCACGATGTACGTGTGTGGTGCCACCGTGCAGGGGCCGCCGCACGTCGGGCACGTCCGGTTCGCGGTCAACTTCGACCTGCTCTGGCGCTGGTTCGAGCACCTCGGCAACGAGGTGACGCTGGCCCGGAACGTCACCGACATCGACGACAAGATCCTGGTGAAGGCTGCCGCCGCGGGCGAGCCGTGGTGGCAGCTGGCGTACCGGAACGAGCTGGCGTTCTCCGCGGCGTACGACGTTCTGGGCTGCCTCCCGCCGACTGTCGAGCCGCGCGCGACCGGGCACGTGCCGGAGATGATCGCGCTGATCGAGCGGCTGATCGCTGCCGGGCACGCCTACGCGAGCGGTGGCGACGTGCTGTTCGACGTCAGGTCGCACCCGACGTACGGCGAGCTGTCGGGGCAGAAGGTCGACGACCTCGTGACCGCCGGCGACACCGAGAACGCCTCCGCCAAGCGCGACCAGCGTGACTTCGCGCTGTGGAAGGGCGCGAAGCCGGGGGAGCCGTCCTGGTCCACGCCCTGGGGTCCCGGGCGGCCAGGGTGGCACGTGGAGTGCTCGGCGATGGCGACGAAGTACCTCGGCTCGACGTTCGACATCCACGGCGGCGGCATCGACCTGGTGTTCCCGCACCACGAGAACGAGCTCGCGCAGTCGCGCGCCGCCGGTGACGGGTTCGCTCGCTACTGGCTGCACAACGCGTGGGTGACGATGGCGGGCGAGAAGATGAGCAAGTCGCTGGGGAACGACCTGCTGGTCTCCGAGGTGGTGAAACACGTTCGACCGGTGGAGCTGCGCTACTTCCTCGCGGCGCCGCACTACCGGTCGACGGTGGAGTACTCGGCCGAGGCGTTGGCCGACGCTGCGACCGCCTACGGGCGGCTGGAAGGCTTCGTGGACCGGGCTTCGGAGTTCGTCGGGGCTGTGGACGAACTGCCCGCGGTGCCGTCGGCGTTCGCGGCGGCGATGAACGACGACCTGGGCGTGCCACAGGCGCTGGCGGTCGTGCACGCGGCCGTACGCGAGGGCAACACCGCGCTGGCCTCGGACGACAAGGAGACTGTGCGCGCACGGTTGGGCGAGGTACGTTCGATGCTGGCGGTCCTGGGGCTCGACCCGCACGACGCGCGCTGGCATTCGTCCGACGGGTCGTCGGCGGCGCTGCACTCGGCGGTGGACGTACTGGTGCAGACGTTGCTACGGCAGCGGGCGGCGGCGCGGGAGGCGAAGGACTGGGCAGCGGCGGACGCGATCCGCGACCAGCTGCATGAGGCGGGGATCGAGATCACCGATACGGCGCACGGCGCCAAGTGGGGTTTGGCCAATGGCAGGTAA
- a CDS encoding M48 family metallopeptidase, which produces MKTGLRASTAIAMLVGFYVFALAVVAGLVGLCWLIFLKLPSNLLVGKLIWVIGGAGVLVLWGLVKSLRLPPFEPFGVRVTPEEQPELWALVRELAAQVQTKAPDEIWLDSDVNAGVTEQTRLLGLIGGRRYLTIGTPLLTALTVDQLRAVLAHELGHYSESHTKLLALSYRGRSTVIRTIGQLRSGNIVRWLLVQYAKLYFLVESAVSRQQELEADQASARIAGRTAAQTALREVSVINAAWNFYLENYVGWALDYGVAPRGVVRGFVPFLQGRADQLSELRSKEVEDQASRWDSHPSHAVRIAALADAPELGGASDSRPATAVLGAPDELFDRVEQVAFDFGSRERLDWDGYVTRGALASAQTFADALYRGLTRLGGEASFDTVLSYAAEGRLPELREQLASVNAPHDFGAVVTAAALRGGVVTAKQRWDQSLELVYVSDGSAYSADEFEELLEDCQAGVDTFVRRLAERGIELDAGAVVKASADAQTANVLAALANFKVDRKNMDLLVTDEGLVFVPAPRSTDNGDVRLQKLLDSAPVAEIAARSNSLWIPYEEVRGGEVLRKLPMKVRLDRHGKDPVELRQVLTGDALGNSQETFVGVMGELVQRGVAVPTT; this is translated from the coding sequence ATGAAGACTGGTTTGCGCGCGTCGACCGCGATCGCGATGTTGGTCGGCTTCTACGTGTTCGCGCTGGCGGTGGTCGCCGGGCTGGTGGGCCTGTGCTGGCTGATCTTCCTGAAGCTGCCCAGCAACCTCCTTGTGGGCAAGCTCATCTGGGTGATCGGCGGCGCCGGCGTGCTGGTGCTGTGGGGGCTGGTCAAGTCGCTGCGGCTGCCGCCGTTCGAGCCGTTCGGCGTGCGGGTCACGCCGGAGGAGCAGCCGGAACTGTGGGCGTTGGTCCGCGAGCTCGCCGCGCAGGTGCAGACCAAGGCGCCGGACGAGATCTGGCTGGACAGTGACGTCAACGCGGGCGTGACCGAGCAGACCCGGTTGCTCGGGCTGATCGGCGGCCGGCGCTACCTGACGATCGGTACGCCGCTGCTGACAGCGCTCACCGTCGACCAGCTGCGCGCCGTTCTGGCGCACGAGCTCGGGCACTACTCCGAGTCGCACACCAAGCTCCTCGCGCTCAGCTACCGCGGCCGCAGCACGGTGATCAGGACCATCGGCCAGCTGCGGAGCGGCAACATCGTGCGCTGGCTCCTGGTCCAGTACGCGAAGCTCTACTTCCTCGTCGAGAGCGCCGTCAGCCGGCAGCAGGAGCTGGAGGCCGACCAGGCCTCGGCCCGGATCGCCGGGCGTACGGCGGCCCAGACGGCGCTGCGCGAGGTGTCGGTCATCAACGCCGCTTGGAACTTCTACCTCGAGAACTACGTGGGATGGGCCCTCGACTACGGCGTTGCCCCGCGCGGGGTCGTGCGCGGCTTCGTGCCGTTCCTGCAGGGGCGGGCCGACCAGCTCTCCGAGCTCCGGTCCAAGGAGGTCGAGGACCAGGCCTCGCGCTGGGACAGCCACCCGTCTCACGCCGTACGGATCGCCGCCCTGGCGGACGCTCCCGAGCTCGGAGGCGCGTCCGACTCCCGCCCGGCGACGGCGGTCCTGGGCGCTCCGGACGAGCTGTTCGACCGGGTGGAGCAGGTCGCGTTCGACTTCGGCTCCCGGGAGCGGCTGGACTGGGACGGCTACGTCACCCGCGGCGCGCTGGCCAGCGCGCAGACGTTCGCCGACGCCCTCTACCGGGGGCTGACTCGGTTGGGCGGGGAGGCCTCGTTCGACACCGTTCTGTCCTACGCGGCCGAGGGGCGGCTGCCCGAGCTGCGTGAGCAGCTGGCTTCGGTGAACGCGCCGCATGACTTCGGCGCTGTCGTGACCGCCGCCGCGCTGCGGGGAGGGGTCGTGACCGCTAAGCAGCGTTGGGATCAGAGCCTGGAGCTCGTGTACGTGAGCGATGGCTCGGCGTACTCGGCGGACGAGTTCGAGGAACTGCTGGAGGACTGTCAAGCCGGAGTTGACACGTTCGTACGTCGCCTTGCCGAGCGCGGGATCGAGCTGGATGCCGGCGCTGTCGTCAAGGCGAGCGCGGACGCGCAGACGGCGAATGTCCTTGCTGCGTTGGCGAACTTCAAGGTCGACAGGAAGAACATGGACCTGCTCGTCACCGACGAGGGGCTGGTGTTCGTTCCCGCGCCGCGCTCGACGGACAACGGCGACGTACGGTTGCAGAAGCTGCTGGACAGTGCGCCGGTCGCGGAGATCGCCGCCCGGTCGAACAGCCTGTGGATCCCGTACGAGGAGGTCCGCGGGGGCGAGGTCCTGCGCAAGCTGCCGATGAAGGTCCGGCTCGACCGGCACGGCAAGGACCCGGTGGAGCTGCGGCAGGTCCTGACTGGCGACGCGCTCGGGAACTCGCAGGAGACGTTCGTCGGCGTGATGGGCGAGCTCGTCCAGCGCGGGGTCGCTGTCCCCACCACCTGA